The region AGTAGTAGTGCTATTGAGGAGTGCAGCTGTAGTACGTGATCACACAAGGTGTGCGAGGGGTGGCGGTTTGAGGGGGGAATTGCTCTGAGGTTTTCTTCATATGTTTGGGTATGGATGGCTGGGTATTTAGATTGGGAATTTGTGAGATTTTCGCTATCATGCGCGCATTGTATCGTTGGCCTGGGGTTGTACCTAAAATGAACTTTTGTGCATTCTCAACCatttctccttctccaacaaaccAATATTGAAACCGCCAAAGGATGGAATATGATGTGTTGCGAATATTGAATGGTCCGTGCCCACCCCTGATTTGGAAGGTTTGAAAAGATGTAAGTAACCCTCAGGTAAGTCAATGAACAAGTAAATCACTTccacccaacatcaacacgtCAGCCAGGTCATAACCAACAAATTCATACCAAACTAATGATATATAACGGCAGTTAGGAATACCAATGTCCCGAGCAAAGGAAACGACCAAATACTCCCACTCTGTCTCCTACCCTTGAAAGAGAAAACCATAAACTAAACACAACGCCCAATCCCAACAAAATAAGGAATCGTAACATCATCTCCCCAaaccagccttcttctcaaaaAATGGATAAATatatacaccaccaccacaaccaccaccaccacaacgcCCCCCAAAAACGATTGTAAACCACCCATTTTCTTccactcccctcctctcctcctcacctcttcTTACTCTCATCAATATCCTCCCCAATCTCCTCCGGTCTCCTCGGATCCACATACGCCGACAACCTTTGATCTCCCCACCTAGCCCCAATGCTGACCCAAACATGCTTCGCCGGAATCTGCACATTCTTCgtctccctcatccccgtccacctcaacctcctctcccgcgtCATATCGCTGTTCCCAATCCCCCCGTTCCGGTTCCACTCCCGCACAGTATCCCTGATAAACTCAATCTTCTGCCTAAACATGTTTGCCGCCGGAATCCCTTGCATCTCTGGGCTAATCTCCGGCCGTCTCCTCGACGAGCTGCTAGTGCTCCTGGTTCCAGCCCTCGGCGCCGGCTGCTTGGGCACCGTCGAAAAGTTCAAGAGAGTCTGCACAGGATACGACAACACCGACCGGTCATCGAGCGCTGACTCGGCCAGAGATCCCGTCTCATACAACCTCTTTGCAGCATCCTGCGGCAAATGCCAGAAATGACACCACGTCCCTGTTGAATCTAGGACAATCTTGGTGTGGTCGGGAAAATTAAACTGCATGTGCCCATCGCAGAACATCCAGCACCCCACATCGCCAAAACGCTGATAGAACGTAACAACATCATTCGGCGCTGCGTCCAGGTCTGTGATGGTAGGAGGGCGGATGTTAGCCTCCTCCGGGTTCTCCATCTCACGACCATAAGCAATCATGTAATTGGCAAACTTTTTCCACAAGaccaccctctcccgctTCCGATGGTCGTACATGTCTTTACCGGCTGAGAGTCTCCCCACTGACCCATCCGAGTTGACTGTTACGGCAAAGTTTTGAGGAGGGACTCGAACACGCGAGATACCATCCTCCCCGTTGTTTTCGTAAAAGTAAATGCCCTCATTCATGGGGACAATCTGGTGTCTGTCCCTATAGGTCGGGTCCTCCTTCCGCTGGCAATGCCGTTCAGCACCGTGAACCAGCAAGCAAGCGGGAGGCAAAACACCGCTTCGGGAACCCTCGTTTGCAGGAATGCTCCGGAGGATGCATCCAACACTGCCATCGTTCAGGATGTAGCCCAAGCCAAACTTGTTTGTGTAATCAACCCACTTGACCACAATCTGTGGGGGAGCTGGCGTTTGCTCCTTGGTGGAGACGATAGCCATGGTACGGGCATTGAGCGCCCTTTCCAGTTCCGCCTGTAACTTCTGGAGACGGTCCAAGACAACATCAGGTTGAGTGCCCGGGACGTGTTCCTGACACTCCGTCGGGCCAAAGAGCGAAAGCATCTCTTCCTGAGGTTTGGCTGGCTTGGATACCGATGGTCGCGTCTGCGGAGCAGCCTCTTCGGCAGGCAAGGCTGCCGTGGTCCTGCTTCTCGTTGGTTGACTGCGCAAGGTGCGACTGGTTCTTTTCGGTGCCTCTTCAGCGGTCTCGGCAGTTGACGATACTGGTGCAGACAACTCTCGCCTAGGTCTCGCCCGCAAGctgctggttgttgttctcgATACGGGCTCGGGGACTGTTTGAGACCGAACAAGAGGGACAGGGGCAGGGGCGGCCGTGGTAGCCGGTCTATGCTGAGCTCTCTGCTGGGCAGCAAAACTCTGTGGTGGTGCTCGCAAAAGGCCTGAAGGCACTCTTTGACTCTGAGACTGGGTGCTCTGGCTAAGGCCACTAAGATCGTCAGATACAGAAAGTTGAGACAGTTTTTCTGTCGCTTGCTGAGTGGCCCGGTCTTGTTGCGCGGCGAGGCGTTGCAGTTTCTGCTCATTCCGGACCTCGTCAAACGGACGGTAAACAATACCCTCAGCCAGAGGAATGACAGGAGTCAGCCCGTAGTGTTCCTCTTCTGCCATCTCCCGCCAGATATTCTTGAACACCAGTTGTGACTGTTGCCAAGGCCCAACACCACACTCCTGGCACATCTCCTGCACGGTCCGAAGGTTGATGGCTTGCGCCTTGGAGCTGGAAAGAGGCTCATAAAATGCAGCGCTTTGTGGAGGAATCTCTCTCAGTTTCGGTGTGATTTCGGAGGAGCTGGGCATGTAGCCAGAGGTGAAGAATGGGTGACCAACGATGGTATCTGGATCTGGTCTTTGGGAGGCTTCTTGCAGCATTGTTGCAACAAGGTCCTTGGCTTCCTGGCTGATGAATGGGCGCCCGGCAGATGGCGCAGGCCATTCGTAATCTCTATCTTTGGCACGTCGGTAAATCTCGTCGGTTGTCGAGGACTGGAAAGGCGGCTTCGAAGTAAGCATAGCAAAGACAATGATACCCAAGCTCCAGATATCAACCATGTGATCATGacccttcttgcccttctccAAGATTTCGGGTGCGATGTAGTTGGGTGTTCCGCACAGCGTTGTCCGGCGCATAATCTGCATATCCTTGCCTGTCAGAAGCAGAGCAGCCAGACCAAAGTCTCCAATCTTGGCATTCATGTGTTTGTCGAGGAAGATGTTGCCCATTTTCAGGTCACGGTGGATGATACCCTTGGCGTGCATGTACTTGATGGCGCCAGCAATCTGCACAGAGTAAAAGCGCACCTCGGGTTCCGTCAACCCCTTGCGCCTCTTGACCATGTCCATAAGCGAGCCATTGGGGCAGAGTTCCAGGACCAGGTAAGTGCATCGCTCGAAAGTGAAGGCGCGGTGGAACTGGACAATATTCTGGTGTCGCATTTTGGAGTGAATTTGCAGCTCGGTTTGGAACTAGAGAGGTCGGTTAATTCTTCTGCCAGATGTCAACAGAAGTATCACAGGAGATCACACCTTTTGCTCCATCTTCGTTGGCATCTGGCTTTTGACAATCTTGAGCGCAAACTTTTTGGAGGATCCAGCTGGTGCCCCCTCGTAGCAGATGGCAAACCCGCCCTTGCCCAAGGCCTTGCCAACCTCGTACACCATGCCTTCCCTCCGGTCCGAGCTGGGTGGTTCGACGACattgttgggtggtggtggcgggtgTTCCTTGTCCTTTGCGGCTTTCAGAACCTGTGCTGCGGCCTTAGTCTTCAGCTCAGTCCGAGGGAGCCGCTGGGCGTTGGCATCCCTTGGGGAGAGGGCCTCCATGTCGACGCCCTTTGCAACCATCGCCGACTGTGTCCTTTGCTTTGTTGCAAGCCGAGAACTTTTTGTTCTCAGCGATGTTGTGGTGTTCGAGGACGAGATCGGTGAAAAGGGGACCGAAACTAACGTCACGCGTCAAACGGCTGGTCCACTATTCTGTTGACACGTCAGTAATGTCCAAAATGCATGCAGTGCTGTCAACAAGACAGCTTTGGGCGTTGCAAACGTGCACGCGACATGAATTTTCGTTTGGGATGGGTGGGGGGCAGGGAGGGCCGTTGTAAACAAGCAAAAACTCACCGTTGGACTGTGTTGACTGTTTGGCGCTCGGTGGCCGTCATGAAAAGTAACGGGCTATTACGATTAGTAGACACACCGGAAACCGAGTCGACAATTACACCAAACTGTGTAAGTGGCAACAAAAGCCGGCAATCAAcagatgatggtgggtgATGCCGGAAGTGTGTGGATGTCGCTTGTTCAAGAATTCAATGTGGATGAAAGGCCAGTGAGCTCCATATTTGCTCCTCCCCGGTGTCGCCAGGGCAACGGCCTTCAAACGGCGGTAACACTAAGTTGTCGGATGTGCATGGGCCACATCTTATCTGATAAGAACATTCACCTCGCCTGCTTCCTGCGTTTGATCAATTCTGATTGGCCATTCACCGTCAGAAAGCTCCCCGCCCATTGCCAATGACTCCATCTCATCAACTGAAACTGATTGCTATACCGGTTATTTGCTCTCTCGAGTGTTGGTTTACTATGCAATAATCGGTCTATCTTTGTTGAGGGATCCTTGTCTCTTGTATTCATGTATATACGGCTAGCTACACGATATTGCTCCGCCATTACACCCTTCCCTCGACTATCTCGCCCAAGATCCTTGACTCAGCAacattcctcctcccccatctcgcGAGATTCCCAAATTTCTTGGCCAACTGGAGGCCAGCCAAGATTCGCCATGGTTTCCCTGCCCCTATTCAAAATCGCTGCTCTCTTTGTACGGCA is a window of Podospora pseudopauciseta strain CBS 411.78 chromosome 1, whole genome shotgun sequence DNA encoding:
- the CDC5 gene encoding Cell cycle serine/threonine-protein kinase cdc5/MSD2 (COG:T; EggNog:ENOG503NWUA) — protein: MVAKGVDMEALSPRDANAQRLPRTELKTKAAAQVLKAAKDKEHPPPPPNNVVEPPSSDRREGMVYEVGKALGKGGFAICYEGAPAGSSKKFALKIVKSQMPTKMEQKFQTELQIHSKMRHQNIVQFHRAFTFERCTYLVLELCPNGSLMDMVKRRKGLTEPEVRFYSVQIAGAIKYMHAKGIIHRDLKMGNIFLDKHMNAKIGDFGLAALLLTGKDMQIMRRTTLCGTPNYIAPEILEKGKKGHDHMVDIWSLGIIVFAMLTSKPPFQSSTTDEIYRRAKDRDYEWPAPSAGRPFISQEAKDLVATMLQEASQRPDPDTIVGHPFFTSGYMPSSSEITPKLREIPPQSAAFYEPLSSSKAQAINLRTVQEMCQECGVGPWQQSQLVFKNIWREMAEEEHYGLTPVIPLAEGIVYRPFDEVRNEQKLQRLAAQQDRATQQATEKLSQLSVSDDLSGLSQSTQSQSQRVPSGLLRAPPQSFAAQQRAQHRPATTAAPAPVPLVRSQTVPEPVSRTTTSSLRARPRRELSAPVSSTAETAEEAPKRTSRTLRSQPTRSRTTAALPAEEAAPQTRPSVSKPAKPQEEMLSLFGPTECQEHVPGTQPDVVLDRLQKLQAELERALNARTMAIVSTKEQTPAPPQIVVKWVDYTNKFGLGYILNDGSVGCILRSIPANEGSRSGVLPPACLLVHGAERHCQRKEDPTYRDRHQIVPMNEGIYFYENNGEDGISRVRVPPQNFAVTVNSDGSVGRLSAGKDMYDHRKRERVVLWKKFANYMIAYGREMENPEEANIRPPTITDLDAAPNDVVTFYQRFGDVGCWMFCDGHMQFNFPDHTKIVLDSTGTWCHFWHLPQDAAKRLYETGSLAESALDDRSVLSYPVQTLLNFSTVPKQPAPRAGTRSTSSSSRRRPEISPEMQGIPAANMFRQKIEFIRDTVREWNRNGGIGNSDMTRERRLRWTGMRETKNVQIPAKHVWVSIGARWGDQRLSAYVDPRRPEEIGEDIDESKKR